The following are from one region of the Orenia metallireducens genome:
- the gltA gene encoding NADPH-dependent glutamate synthase translates to MLIILEVKVAVSKQTKKTKMPEQNPKERVNNFGEVALGYSAEDAINEAKRCLQCKNPLCMQGCPVEVDIPDFIALVAEGKFEEAAKKIKEKNNLPAICGRVCPQEEQCERKCIVGIKNEAVAIGRLERFVADYARDKEEIEAVANQDKGKVAIIGAGPAGLTAAADLAKMGYQVTIFEAFHEVGGVLTYGIPEFRLPKAIVKDEVEKIEKLGVEIKLNHVIGKIKGIDELFEEGYDAVFVGTGAGLPRFLGLEGENLNGVYSANEFLTRVNLMKAYRFPEYKTPVYVGKRVAVIGAGNVAMDAARTALRLGAEESIIVYRRAREQMPAREEEIHHAEEEGIQFKLLNNPTRILGNEEGFVTGMECIKMELGKPDDSGRRRPVPIEGSEWVMDVDTVIMAIGQSPNPILLKESPEIETTKWGTIVADEDTGETSKAGVFAGGDMVTGAATVIEAMGAGKRAAKAIDEYIQSSKQQ, encoded by the coding sequence ATGCTCATAATATTGGAGGTGAAGGTTGCCGTGTCAAAGCAGACTAAAAAGACAAAGATGCCAGAACAGAACCCAAAAGAAAGAGTTAATAATTTTGGAGAAGTAGCTTTAGGTTATTCAGCTGAAGATGCGATAAATGAGGCTAAGCGTTGTCTACAATGTAAGAATCCTCTTTGTATGCAAGGCTGTCCAGTAGAGGTTGATATTCCTGATTTTATTGCTTTGGTAGCAGAAGGAAAGTTTGAAGAGGCAGCTAAGAAGATTAAAGAGAAGAATAATCTCCCTGCAATCTGTGGACGGGTCTGTCCTCAAGAAGAGCAATGTGAGCGAAAATGTATAGTAGGGATTAAGAATGAAGCGGTAGCTATTGGTCGCTTAGAGCGATTTGTAGCTGATTATGCTAGAGATAAAGAAGAGATAGAAGCAGTTGCTAATCAAGATAAAGGGAAGGTAGCCATAATAGGTGCAGGTCCAGCAGGTCTGACTGCAGCAGCAGACTTAGCTAAGATGGGCTATCAAGTAACTATCTTTGAAGCCTTCCATGAGGTAGGAGGAGTATTGACCTATGGTATTCCAGAGTTTAGATTACCTAAAGCAATTGTTAAAGATGAGGTAGAGAAGATTGAAAAGTTGGGAGTGGAGATCAAACTCAACCATGTTATCGGTAAGATTAAAGGTATAGATGAGCTCTTTGAAGAGGGGTATGATGCTGTATTTGTAGGAACTGGAGCGGGGCTTCCTCGTTTCCTAGGTCTTGAAGGAGAGAATTTAAATGGGGTCTATTCAGCCAATGAGTTCTTAACTAGAGTTAATCTGATGAAAGCCTATCGTTTCCCAGAGTACAAGACACCTGTCTATGTCGGTAAACGGGTAGCAGTAATTGGAGCAGGAAATGTGGCTATGGATGCTGCTAGAACTGCATTAAGGTTAGGAGCTGAAGAGTCAATTATCGTTTATCGTCGGGCTAGAGAGCAGATGCCTGCAAGAGAGGAAGAGATTCATCATGCTGAAGAGGAAGGAATTCAGTTCAAGCTTCTCAATAACCCAACAAGAATCTTAGGTAACGAAGAGGGCTTTGTAACTGGAATGGAGTGTATCAAGATGGAATTAGGTAAGCCTGATGATTCAGGCAGAAGAAGACCAGTTCCAATTGAAGGCTCTGAATGGGTGATGGATGTAGATACTGTGATTATGGCTATTGGTCAAAGTCCAAATCCTATTTTATTAAAAGAATCTCCTGAGATTGAAACCACTAAGTGGGGTACAATTGTAGCCGATGAAGATACTGGTGAAACCAGTAAAGCAGGTGTCTTTGCTGGAGGAGATATGGTAACTGGAGCTGCAACGGTAATTGAAGCTATGGGAGCTGGAAAGAGGGCTGCTAAAGCAATTGATGAATATATTCAAAGTAGTAAGCAGCAATGA
- a CDS encoding glycyl-radical enzyme activating protein — MSKGLVTRIERYAAYDGPGIRTVVFLKGCPLRCQWCSSPETQHRGQEFYYDGDSSNRELVGKYMSVEEVVEVVKQDIPFYNQSGGGVTLSGGEVLSQARFTAEILEKCQEEYIHTAIETSGYGSWDNFKQILEFTDLVLFDIKHLDSNKHLEATGVENTWIIDNLKRAAQLNKEIIIRVPVIPGINDSKENISQTIELAQELGIKEIHLLPYHSLGREKYDRLGREYLLEDLESPGDKEMNYLQELIESKGIKVQIGG; from the coding sequence ATGTCTAAAGGTTTAGTTACTAGAATTGAAAGATATGCCGCCTACGATGGACCAGGAATTAGAACAGTAGTCTTTCTTAAAGGTTGTCCCCTTAGGTGCCAATGGTGTAGTAGTCCTGAAACTCAGCATAGAGGACAGGAGTTTTATTATGATGGGGATTCGTCTAATAGAGAGTTAGTAGGAAAATATATGAGTGTAGAAGAGGTAGTTGAAGTAGTTAAACAGGATATTCCTTTTTATAATCAGTCGGGTGGAGGAGTAACGCTATCTGGAGGAGAGGTCTTATCACAAGCTAGATTTACTGCAGAGATTTTAGAAAAATGCCAAGAAGAGTATATTCATACCGCTATTGAAACCTCTGGTTATGGAAGTTGGGACAATTTCAAACAGATTTTAGAATTTACTGACTTAGTATTATTTGATATTAAGCACCTAGACAGTAATAAGCATTTAGAAGCAACAGGTGTTGAGAATACTTGGATAATAGATAATTTAAAGAGAGCTGCTCAATTGAATAAGGAGATTATCATTAGGGTTCCTGTAATTCCAGGAATTAATGATAGTAAAGAGAACATAAGCCAAACGATTGAGTTGGCACAAGAGTTAGGGATAAAAGAGATTCATCTCCTTCCTTATCATAGCTTAGGCAGGGAGAAGTATGATAGATTAGGTAGAGAATATCTATTAGAGGATTTAGAAAGTCCTGGTGATAAAGAGATGAATTATCTGCAAGAGTTAATAGAGTCTAAAGGGATAAAGGTTCAAATTGGAGGCTGA
- a CDS encoding glycyl radical protein: MKDKVYQIQSPRVEKLRESVLSKVPGVCIERARYITEAYQENEAAPIYLKRAKAVEKILQNMSIYIKDGELIVGNQASDERTAPIFPEYGVEWMEAEIEVEGNFDKRPGDNFYLPKEHIDELLDLIQYWKGKTLHAKCYELLPEEVKRASKVKVIHGEGNMTSGDGHIVPDFEKVLNKGLEGIIAEAQAELEKLDLGDLDAIRKKAFWEGTILTNESVINFAKRYAQLAKEQAEQVDDPARKEELIKIADVCERTPAKAPRNFYEAVQAIWFIHLVLQIESNGHSASLGRVDQYLYPFYKKDIKEGVITKDFAKELLECLWVKLFSIIKLRPTSHAGYGAGYPTYQNVTIGGQNPQGKDETNELTYLILESVGEMKLTQPNLSVRVHANSPERLLREAAQVIKTGYGMPALHNDEIIIPSLLDKGVSYEDAYGYTMVGCVEVAVPGKWGYRCTGMTFLNMLKALELTLNDGVDPRTGIELFKGQGSLKDFASFDELWKAWEAHIAYYTKLSVIVDHVADTQLEEFPDMLCSSLVGNCIERGKTVKEGGAVYDMVSGLQVGIANVANSMAAIKKYIFEEKSLTAEELMEVLANDFAGDRGKFIQKMLLDAPKYGNGDDYVDQLAVDAYKTYMDEIKNYKNTRYGRGPIGGNYYMSTSGISSNVPMGTVTGATPDGRNAATPAAEGASPTQGTDVNGPTGVLNSITKFSTIMMTGGQLLNQKFPPELLAGKSQFDRFVSFIKAFINLKAWHIQFNIVSSETLRAAQQNPEKYRDLIVRVAGYCAQFVTLDKKTQDDIIARTEQKF; encoded by the coding sequence GTGAAGGATAAAGTCTATCAAATTCAAAGTCCTAGAGTAGAAAAATTAAGAGAGAGTGTTCTATCTAAAGTACCAGGAGTCTGTATTGAAAGAGCTAGATATATTACAGAAGCCTATCAAGAAAATGAAGCTGCACCTATCTATTTAAAGAGAGCTAAAGCAGTAGAGAAGATTTTACAAAATATGAGTATTTATATTAAAGATGGAGAATTAATAGTTGGAAATCAGGCTTCTGATGAGAGAACAGCCCCTATCTTCCCAGAGTATGGTGTAGAGTGGATGGAGGCTGAAATAGAAGTAGAAGGAAACTTTGATAAACGACCAGGTGATAACTTCTATTTACCCAAAGAGCATATTGATGAGTTATTAGACCTTATTCAATACTGGAAAGGTAAGACTTTACATGCTAAATGTTATGAGCTATTACCTGAAGAGGTTAAAAGGGCTTCTAAAGTAAAGGTGATTCATGGTGAAGGAAATATGACCTCTGGTGATGGTCATATAGTTCCAGATTTCGAGAAGGTCTTAAATAAAGGGCTTGAAGGTATAATTGCAGAGGCTCAAGCAGAACTAGAAAAGCTTGACCTAGGTGACCTTGATGCTATTAGAAAAAAAGCTTTCTGGGAAGGTACTATACTAACTAATGAAAGTGTTATAAACTTTGCAAAAAGATATGCCCAACTAGCTAAAGAGCAAGCAGAGCAGGTAGATGACCCAGCAAGGAAAGAAGAGCTAATCAAAATAGCTGATGTTTGTGAGCGAACTCCAGCTAAAGCACCCCGTAATTTCTATGAAGCAGTGCAAGCAATCTGGTTTATCCACTTAGTTCTTCAGATTGAAAGTAATGGTCATTCAGCTTCTTTAGGTAGAGTAGACCAATATTTATATCCATTTTATAAAAAGGATATTAAAGAAGGAGTTATCACTAAGGATTTTGCCAAAGAGCTACTAGAATGCTTGTGGGTAAAACTGTTTTCCATTATCAAGCTAAGACCTACTTCCCATGCAGGTTATGGAGCAGGCTATCCTACTTATCAAAATGTAACTATTGGTGGGCAGAATCCTCAAGGAAAAGATGAAACAAATGAATTGACTTATCTCATTTTAGAGAGTGTTGGTGAGATGAAGCTGACTCAACCGAATTTATCGGTTAGAGTACATGCCAATAGTCCAGAGAGATTATTGCGGGAGGCTGCACAGGTTATCAAAACTGGTTATGGAATGCCTGCTTTGCATAATGATGAGATTATCATTCCTTCTTTACTTGACAAGGGAGTAAGCTATGAAGATGCCTATGGTTATACAATGGTAGGGTGTGTAGAAGTAGCTGTACCAGGTAAATGGGGGTATCGTTGTACTGGGATGACCTTCCTTAATATGTTGAAGGCCTTAGAGTTGACCTTAAATGATGGCGTTGACCCAAGAACTGGGATTGAATTATTTAAAGGTCAAGGAAGCTTAAAAGACTTTGCAAGTTTTGATGAGTTATGGAAGGCTTGGGAAGCCCATATCGCTTATTATACAAAGCTTTCTGTGATTGTTGACCATGTAGCAGATACTCAGCTTGAAGAGTTCCCAGATATGTTATGCTCTTCATTAGTAGGTAATTGTATTGAGCGAGGTAAGACTGTTAAAGAGGGTGGAGCAGTTTATGATATGGTCAGTGGCTTACAGGTGGGTATTGCCAATGTAGCTAACTCTATGGCAGCTATTAAGAAGTATATCTTTGAAGAGAAGTCTTTAACGGCTGAGGAGTTAATGGAGGTTTTAGCTAATGATTTTGCAGGTGATAGAGGTAAATTTATTCAAAAAATGTTACTTGATGCTCCTAAGTACGGTAATGGAGATGATTATGTTGACCAGTTAGCAGTAGATGCTTATAAGACTTATATGGATGAGATTAAGAATTATAAGAATACAAGGTATGGTCGAGGTCCTATTGGTGGTAATTATTATATGTCCACCTCTGGAATCTCATCTAATGTACCAATGGGAACAGTAACTGGAGCTACCCCTGATGGTCGAAATGCTGCAACACCAGCAGCAGAAGGTGCTTCACCTACTCAAGGAACAGATGTTAATGGACCAACTGGAGTTTTAAATTCTATTACCAAGTTTTCTACGATAATGATGACTGGTGGTCAACTCCTTAATCAAAAATTTCCTCCTGAACTATTAGCAGGTAAGAGCCAATTTGATAGATTTGTTTCCTTTATTAAAGCCTTTATCAACTTAAAGGCTTGGCATATCCAATTTAATATTGTATCCAGTGAGACACTGAGAGCAGCTCAACAGAATCCAGAAAAATATCGAGATTTAATAGTTAGAGTAGCGGGTTATTGTGCTCAATTTGTAACCTTAGATAAGAAGACCCAAGATGATATTATTGCTAGAACAGAACAGAAGTTTTAA
- the fsa gene encoding fructose-6-phosphate aldolase, which yields MLILLDTANLEEIKRLNDLYPIDGVTTNPSIIAKEDKDFLELLTEIKNIIGQDKMLHAQVLSTGAEEMVEEAEFLAEKFGENLYVKVPVIFEGIKAIKILSKKGIKITATAVFTPQQAFMAAKAGVNFVAPYVNRLDNISADGINVVSEIVKLFKVHQLDTKVIAASFKNVNQIHQCLLQGSQAITANPELIEKLVYHPMTELGVEGFISDWEKVYGQGKKVNNL from the coding sequence ATGTTAATATTATTAGATACAGCTAATTTAGAAGAGATTAAAAGGCTTAATGATTTATACCCAATTGATGGTGTAACGACCAATCCATCGATTATTGCTAAGGAAGATAAAGACTTCTTAGAGTTATTAACAGAGATAAAGAATATTATTGGTCAAGATAAGATGCTACATGCCCAAGTATTAAGTACTGGGGCAGAAGAGATGGTAGAGGAGGCTGAGTTTCTAGCTGAAAAATTTGGTGAAAACTTGTATGTAAAGGTTCCAGTTATTTTTGAAGGAATTAAAGCTATTAAAATCTTAAGTAAGAAGGGAATAAAGATAACTGCAACAGCAGTATTTACGCCACAACAGGCATTTATGGCAGCTAAGGCAGGAGTTAATTTTGTGGCACCATATGTCAATCGCTTAGATAATATCTCTGCCGATGGAATTAACGTTGTTAGTGAAATCGTTAAATTATTTAAGGTTCACCAACTAGATACTAAGGTGATTGCTGCTAGTTTTAAAAATGTTAATCAAATTCATCAATGTTTATTACAGGGAAGTCAAGCTATCACAGCAAATCCAGAATTAATTGAAAAACTTGTCTATCATCCAATGACTGAGTTAGGTGTAGAAGGTTTTATTTCAGATTGGGAGAAAGTTTATGGTCAAGGAAAGAAGGTAAATAATTTATAA
- a CDS encoding glycerol dehydrogenase has translation MAKILISPGKYVQGKGVLKEVGEHIAKLGDKVLALSDPVVLDLFQEEIKEGLKDKDLLLESFNGECSKNEINRLKELVEEKGIKVVIGIGGGKTLDTAKAVAYYAGLPVAIIPTIAATDAPCSALSVIYTDEGVFEEYLFLPSNPDVVLVDTEVIAKAPARFLVSGMGDALATYFEAAASSLTKTKAMSGGSPTMTALNLAELCYDTLIEYGLVAKKAAEAGVVTEALEKIVEANTLLSGLGFESGGLAAAHAIHNGFTVLDETHNKTHGEKVAYSTIVQLVLEDREPELIDGVIDFCKSVGLPTTLADLGIEEINEDDILKVAKASTVEGETIHNMPFAVDAQMVKDAILAADRLGR, from the coding sequence ATGGCAAAGATTTTAATTTCTCCAGGTAAGTATGTCCAAGGTAAGGGTGTCTTAAAAGAGGTTGGAGAGCATATTGCTAAATTAGGTGATAAAGTATTGGCTTTATCTGACCCAGTAGTCTTAGATTTATTCCAAGAAGAGATAAAAGAAGGTTTAAAGGATAAAGATTTACTTTTAGAGAGCTTTAATGGTGAGTGTTCTAAAAATGAGATTAATAGATTGAAGGAACTAGTAGAAGAGAAGGGGATTAAAGTTGTAATTGGTATTGGGGGAGGTAAGACTTTAGATACGGCAAAGGCTGTAGCTTATTATGCTGGATTACCAGTTGCTATTATCCCAACTATAGCTGCAACTGATGCTCCTTGTAGTGCATTATCTGTAATCTATACAGATGAAGGGGTATTTGAGGAATATCTATTCTTACCTTCAAATCCTGATGTAGTGCTAGTTGACACAGAGGTTATAGCTAAAGCCCCAGCTAGATTCTTAGTATCTGGAATGGGAGATGCTTTAGCAACATACTTTGAAGCCGCTGCTTCTAGCTTGACTAAAACAAAAGCTATGTCAGGTGGAAGTCCGACTATGACAGCCCTTAATTTGGCTGAATTATGTTATGATACATTGATTGAATATGGTCTAGTAGCTAAAAAAGCAGCAGAAGCTGGTGTAGTAACAGAAGCTTTAGAAAAGATTGTAGAAGCTAACACTCTATTAAGTGGATTAGGTTTTGAAAGTGGTGGATTAGCTGCAGCTCATGCTATTCATAATGGATTTACAGTCTTAGATGAGACCCATAATAAGACCCATGGAGAGAAGGTAGCTTATTCTACAATTGTCCAATTAGTATTAGAGGATAGAGAGCCTGAATTAATTGATGGGGTAATTGATTTCTGTAAATCTGTTGGATTACCAACAACCTTAGCTGATTTGGGTATAGAAGAGATTAACGAAGATGATATTTTAAAGGTAGCTAAAGCAAGTACTGTAGAAGGTGAAACAATTCATAATATGCCCTTTGCTGTAGATGCTCAGATGGTTAAAGATGCTATTTTAGCAGCAGATAGATTAGGAAGATAA
- a CDS encoding sugar-binding transcriptional regulator has translation MASYEPKLMAKVAELYYKYDLSQQEIADRIKISRVKVSRILTAARKEGIIEVKINYPKDNATRLERKFEEDFGLKEAKIIVSQDASEKVYFNEVAKTAAKHLSEKLGDEDILGVSWGSTLRRVSDYVEPINKEVDIVQLIGNLGSNDVSANTIIHNLARAFGGEYNILPAPAIVDNKTIRDAIISDRKIKEIYEMMNEITVAMVGIGGLNPVSIFIKSGYLLEEDMELLNQAGAIGDICARFFDINGERCNAAFDDRVIGISFEQLKKIPYVIGVVSGAHKAEAILGVMRSGVLDVLITDEITALAVLELI, from the coding sequence ATGGCAAGTTATGAACCAAAATTAATGGCTAAAGTAGCTGAATTATACTATAAATATGATCTGAGTCAACAAGAGATAGCCGATAGAATTAAGATTTCTAGAGTCAAGGTTTCAAGGATATTAACTGCAGCTAGAAAAGAAGGGATTATTGAAGTCAAGATAAATTATCCTAAAGATAATGCTACTAGACTAGAGAGAAAGTTTGAGGAAGATTTTGGACTGAAAGAAGCCAAAATTATCGTTAGCCAAGATGCTTCAGAGAAAGTTTATTTTAATGAAGTAGCTAAGACTGCTGCTAAGCATTTGAGTGAGAAGTTAGGTGATGAAGATATATTAGGAGTCTCTTGGGGGAGTACTTTACGGAGGGTGAGTGACTATGTAGAGCCTATTAATAAAGAGGTTGATATTGTGCAATTAATAGGTAATTTAGGCTCTAATGATGTAAGTGCAAATACCATCATCCATAACCTTGCCCGAGCTTTTGGTGGTGAATATAATATATTACCAGCACCTGCTATTGTTGATAATAAAACGATTAGAGATGCTATTATCTCTGATAGAAAGATAAAAGAAATCTATGAGATGATGAATGAAATAACGGTAGCTATGGTTGGGATTGGAGGGTTAAACCCAGTATCAATCTTCATTAAATCTGGTTATTTGCTAGAAGAGGACATGGAATTGTTAAATCAAGCTGGAGCAATAGGTGATATCTGTGCTAGATTCTTTGATATCAATGGAGAGAGATGTAATGCTGCCTTTGATGATAGGGTGATAGGGATTAGCTTTGAACAACTTAAAAAGATTCCTTATGTAATAGGAGTGGTATCTGGTGCCCATAAAGCAGAAGCTATCTTGGGTGTGATGAGAAGTGGAGTGTTAGATGTATTGATAACAGATGAGATTACTGCACTGGCTGTATTAGAATTGATATAA